One window of the Janthinobacterium sp. PAMC25594 genome contains the following:
- a CDS encoding ABC transporter ATP-binding protein, whose amino-acid sequence MNAPTFHLVRPPVTVAPLLSVKNVSLEYRTEQRTVRATHDVSFDVFRGDRFVLLGPSGCGKSSLLKAVAGFIAPRAGSIAMQGQPIHQPGPDRVVVFQEFDQLPPWKTVLENVMFPLLASKRLDKQAARERAHHWIAKVGLAGFEDAHPHTLSGGMKQRVAIARALAMQPEVLLMDEPFAALDALTRRKMQEELSRLCDELRFTLVFVTHSIEEALVVGNRILLLSPHPGRVRAELNSHQFGLHSAGSAEFQAASSRIHGLLFDEEVVPVPQATGAQREAV is encoded by the coding sequence ATGAACGCACCCACTTTTCACCTGGTACGTCCTCCGGTCACAGTGGCGCCATTACTCAGCGTCAAAAATGTCAGCCTGGAATACCGCACGGAGCAGCGCACCGTGCGCGCCACGCACGACGTCAGTTTCGACGTGTTCCGCGGCGACCGTTTTGTCTTGCTGGGGCCATCGGGCTGCGGCAAGTCGTCCTTGCTGAAAGCCGTGGCCGGTTTCATCGCGCCGCGCGCGGGCAGCATCGCCATGCAGGGCCAGCCCATTCATCAACCGGGACCGGACCGGGTGGTCGTGTTCCAGGAATTCGACCAGTTGCCACCGTGGAAGACGGTGCTGGAAAACGTCATGTTCCCCTTGCTGGCCAGCAAGCGTCTCGACAAGCAGGCGGCGCGCGAGCGCGCCCATCACTGGATCGCCAAGGTGGGCCTGGCCGGCTTCGAGGATGCCCATCCACATACCTTGTCGGGCGGCATGAAGCAACGCGTGGCCATCGCCCGTGCCTTGGCCATGCAGCCGGAAGTGCTGCTGATGGATGAGCCGTTCGCCGCCCTCGATGCCTTGACGCGGCGCAAGATGCAGGAAGAGCTGAGCCGCCTGTGCGACGAGTTGCGTTTTACCCTCGTTTTCGTCACGCATTCGATCGAGGAAGCTTTGGTGGTGGGCAACCGTATCCTGCTGCTGTCGCCCCATCCGGGCAGGGTGCGCGCCGAACTCAACAGCCATCAGTTCGGTTTGCACAGCGCGGGCAGCGCGGAATTCCAGGCTGCCAGCAGCCGCATCCACGGCCTGCTGTTCGATGAGGAAGTGGTTCCTGTTCCGCAAGCAACTGGCGCGCAGCGGGAGGCCGTATGA
- a CDS encoding TauD/TfdA family dioxygenase: protein MSAVLKPKYSTSHFRIETFDAPLGAQVLGLDLAQPLSLGDFQRLHHAHLDHHVLVFREQHITPQQQVDFSRRFGPLQIHVLRQFQLPTQPEVLIISNIVENGQPIGLGDAGHFWHSDLSYKEVPSLGSMLHAQELPDEGGDTVFANMHLAWESLPAALRHAVRGARAEHSYLSQYEELRRRNPWRPALTQAQIDEVTPVTHPVVRVHPETGRRALFVSEHFTTRIVGLPEDESRALLDELFVHSVRPEHLYVHRWQPHDLVFWDNRSLMHLATGCPPEQRRKLYRTTIEGDAPY from the coding sequence ATGTCGGCCGTCCTGAAACCCAAGTACTCCACCAGCCATTTCCGTATCGAGACGTTCGATGCGCCGCTCGGCGCGCAAGTGCTGGGACTGGACCTGGCCCAGCCGCTGTCGCTGGGCGACTTCCAGCGCTTGCACCACGCCCACCTCGACCATCACGTGCTGGTGTTCCGCGAGCAGCACATCACGCCGCAACAGCAGGTCGATTTCAGCCGCCGTTTCGGCCCGTTGCAAATCCACGTGCTGCGCCAGTTCCAGTTGCCAACGCAGCCGGAAGTGCTGATCATCTCGAACATCGTCGAAAACGGCCAGCCCATCGGCCTCGGCGACGCGGGCCATTTCTGGCATTCCGATTTGTCGTACAAGGAAGTGCCCAGCCTCGGTTCCATGTTGCACGCGCAAGAGCTGCCGGACGAGGGCGGCGATACCGTGTTTGCCAACATGCACCTGGCCTGGGAAAGCTTGCCGGCCGCGCTGCGCCACGCCGTGCGCGGCGCCCGTGCCGAACACAGTTACCTGAGCCAGTATGAGGAATTGCGCCGCCGCAATCCCTGGCGTCCCGCACTGACGCAGGCGCAGATCGATGAAGTCACACCTGTGACGCACCCCGTGGTACGCGTGCATCCGGAAACGGGACGCCGCGCCCTGTTTGTCAGCGAACATTTCACCACGCGCATCGTCGGCTTGCCCGAGGATGAAAGCCGCGCCCTGCTCGACGAATTGTTCGTGCACAGCGTGCGCCCCGAGCATTTATATGTGCACCGCTGGCAGCCGCACGACCTGGTGTTCTGGGACAACCGTTCGCTGATGCACCTGGCGACGGGGTGTCCGCCCGAGCAGCGCCGCAAACTCTACCGCACCACCATCGAAGGCGATGCGCCGTACTGA
- a CDS encoding sigma-70 family RNA polymerase sigma factor: MPDTLITATDEDLMLRYSAGDLPSFRELYRRHSQGLYRFVAWRSPRRAWVDEIVQDAWASLHAARTGYQPQAAFRTYLYQIARNRLIDLLRQREGQQHEDAGELVDEGASPPQSLEQKQQHALLHAAIAALPVEQKEALVLQQFSGMSIQDIAVVTGAEAETVKSRLRYAMQKLRAGLDSTGGQA, encoded by the coding sequence ATGCCCGACACCCTGATTACCGCGACGGATGAAGACCTGATGCTTCGCTACAGCGCCGGCGACCTGCCGTCGTTTCGCGAATTGTACCGGCGCCATAGCCAGGGCCTGTACCGCTTCGTGGCATGGCGTTCGCCCCGGCGCGCGTGGGTCGACGAGATTGTGCAGGATGCGTGGGCCAGCCTGCATGCGGCGCGCACGGGCTACCAGCCGCAGGCGGCATTTCGCACCTATCTGTACCAGATCGCGCGCAACCGCCTGATCGATCTCCTGCGCCAGCGGGAAGGGCAGCAACACGAGGACGCGGGCGAACTGGTGGACGAGGGCGCCTCGCCGCCGCAGTCGCTGGAGCAGAAACAGCAGCATGCGCTGCTGCATGCGGCCATCGCCGCGCTGCCCGTGGAACAAAAGGAGGCGCTGGTGCTGCAGCAGTTCAGCGGCATGAGCATCCAGGATATCGCCGTGGTGACGGGGGCGGAAGCGGAAACCGTCAAGAGCCGGCTGCGCTACGCCATGCAGAAGTTGCGCGCGGGCTTGGACAGCACGGGAGGACAGGCATGA
- a CDS encoding HTH-type transcriptional regulator ArgP, with product MVMDLNPKHTEAFRAVVETGSFEQAALRLHLTSPAISQRVRALESQLGNALIVRSRPARATRMGQRLMQYLKRAKLLEADLQAELAVQQDAPLTLVLALNADSMGTWFFPALSEVLIRERVLLDLTVEDQDHTYTLLETGMAIGCISTEPKPMRGCTAEPLGVMRYWLVATPAFRQQWFAHGLTRKAARTAPVVAYTRKDTLQSSFLQEALGLPEGAYPCHYVPGATSHFNAIRYGLGYGMVPELLLKANTDGELVEMLTPKTPADVALYWHTWKVQSPRMEQLSRQIIAAARSMLK from the coding sequence GTGGTCATGGATCTCAATCCCAAGCACACGGAAGCGTTCCGCGCCGTCGTCGAAACGGGCAGTTTCGAGCAGGCGGCGCTGCGGCTGCACCTGACGTCGCCGGCCATTTCGCAACGGGTACGGGCGCTGGAAAGCCAGCTGGGCAACGCGCTGATCGTGCGCAGCCGTCCTGCGCGCGCCACGCGCATGGGCCAGCGCCTGATGCAGTACCTGAAACGCGCCAAGCTGCTGGAAGCGGACTTGCAGGCGGAACTGGCGGTGCAGCAGGACGCCCCGCTGACCCTGGTGCTGGCGCTGAACGCCGATTCGATGGGCACCTGGTTTTTCCCCGCCCTGTCCGAGGTGCTGATACGCGAGCGCGTGCTGCTGGACCTGACCGTGGAAGACCAGGACCACACGTACACCTTGCTGGAAACGGGCATGGCGATCGGCTGCATCAGCACAGAGCCAAAACCCATGCGTGGCTGCACGGCCGAGCCGCTGGGCGTGATGCGCTACTGGCTGGTGGCCACGCCCGCGTTCCGCCAGCAGTGGTTTGCGCACGGCCTGACGCGCAAGGCGGCGCGCACGGCGCCCGTCGTCGCCTACACGCGCAAGGACACTTTACAGTCATCGTTCCTGCAAGAGGCGCTGGGGCTGCCCGAGGGCGCCTACCCCTGCCATTACGTGCCGGGCGCCACCTCGCACTTCAACGCCATCCGCTATGGCCTCGGCTACGGCATGGTGCCGGAGCTGCTGCTGAAGGCGAATACGGATGGCGAACTGGTGGAAATGCTGACGCCCAAGACGCCGGCCGACGTGGCCCTGTACTGGCACACGTGGAAGGTGCAGTCGCCGCGCATGGAGCAACTGTCGCGGCAAATCATCGCGGCGGCGCGCAGCATGCTGAAATGA
- a CDS encoding beta-propeller domain-containing protein has protein sequence MSSVLKITLILSLLLSAGSHAADTAPGKTLPAFASEQALSSYLQQLQARQAALQREQQKLQRATAQSMSAPMVAKAAPAASAEAAESVTNVQTAGVDEGGIVKLHGKHLVMLRRGKLFTVQVGGNALQPVSSLDAYAPGSAPSGSWYDEMLIDGDTLVVIGYSYSRGGTEIGLFDIDADGKLAYRSTYHLRSNDYYSSRNYASRLIGGKLVFYSPLSLNLRRGDPFGGFPALRRWRPDAVPSDFKRIAPATRIYRTDEEPEPGFGLTLHTVTVCDLAQRDMRCEATAVMGPQGRVFYVSGESVFVWSTRRGSDSGVFRIPLDGTAPSALKVAGAPVDQFSFLESGDGYLNVLLRAEGQGDAMWDGTRGRGDMALLRVPLTSFSDGRDSAPASSYRALPGGGGYGLQNRYVGPYLLYGNPGNAGRRKADQAWPRQPLYAVRWADAGSVQALSLPHGVERIEALGNDAVVIGAQGKDLHFSSIRLGAQAAIATRYIRADAAQGESRSHGFFYKPHTASEGVIGLPILGADERPGFSRPAASVLYLRNSGLTLTELGALAARPDPAPDDGCRASCVDWYGNARPLFLLGRVFALLGYELVEGALKEGQIREVRRVSYAPVAPTVR, from the coding sequence ATGTCCAGCGTCCTCAAGATCACATTGATACTGTCCCTGCTGCTGTCGGCAGGCAGCCATGCCGCCGACACGGCGCCAGGAAAAACCTTGCCTGCCTTCGCCAGCGAGCAAGCCTTGAGCAGCTACCTGCAGCAACTGCAGGCACGCCAGGCGGCGCTGCAACGGGAGCAGCAGAAACTGCAGCGCGCCACGGCGCAGTCCATGTCGGCGCCGATGGTGGCGAAAGCCGCGCCGGCAGCATCGGCAGAGGCGGCCGAATCCGTCACCAATGTGCAGACGGCGGGCGTGGACGAAGGAGGCATCGTCAAGCTGCACGGCAAGCACCTGGTGATGCTCCGGCGCGGCAAGCTGTTCACGGTGCAGGTGGGAGGCAATGCCTTGCAGCCGGTGTCCTCGCTCGACGCGTACGCGCCGGGCAGCGCCCCCTCGGGCAGCTGGTATGACGAGATGCTGATCGATGGCGATACGCTGGTGGTGATCGGCTACAGCTACAGCCGGGGCGGCACGGAAATCGGCCTGTTCGACATCGATGCGGATGGCAAGCTGGCCTACCGCTCGACTTACCATTTGCGCTCCAACGATTATTATTCCTCGCGCAATTACGCCAGCCGCCTGATCGGCGGCAAACTGGTGTTCTATTCGCCCTTGTCGCTGAACCTGCGCCGGGGCGACCCGTTTGGCGGCTTCCCGGCGCTGCGCCGCTGGCGTCCCGACGCCGTGCCGTCCGACTTCAAGCGCATCGCCCCTGCCACGCGCATCTACCGCACCGATGAAGAGCCCGAACCGGGCTTTGGTCTGACTCTGCATACGGTCACCGTGTGCGACCTGGCGCAGCGCGACATGCGCTGCGAAGCGACTGCCGTGATGGGGCCGCAGGGCCGCGTGTTTTATGTGTCGGGCGAATCCGTTTTCGTGTGGAGCACGCGCCGCGGCAGCGACTCGGGCGTGTTCCGCATTCCCCTCGATGGCACGGCGCCCAGCGCCCTGAAGGTGGCGGGCGCGCCCGTCGACCAGTTCTCGTTCCTCGAAAGCGGCGACGGCTACCTGAACGTCCTGCTGCGCGCCGAGGGCCAGGGCGACGCCATGTGGGATGGTACAAGGGGGCGTGGCGACATGGCCCTGCTGCGCGTGCCATTGACGTCATTTTCCGATGGCCGCGACAGTGCGCCGGCCAGCAGCTACAGGGCGTTGCCCGGTGGTGGCGGCTACGGGCTGCAGAACCGCTACGTGGGGCCGTATCTGTTGTACGGCAATCCGGGCAATGCGGGGCGCCGCAAGGCGGACCAGGCCTGGCCGCGCCAGCCCCTGTATGCCGTGCGCTGGGCCGATGCGGGCAGCGTGCAAGCCTTGTCGCTGCCGCACGGCGTGGAGCGCATCGAAGCGCTGGGCAATGACGCCGTGGTGATCGGCGCGCAGGGCAAGGATCTGCACTTCAGCAGCATCCGCCTGGGGGCGCAGGCGGCGATTGCCACGCGCTACATCCGCGCCGACGCGGCGCAGGGCGAGTCGCGCAGTCACGGCTTTTTCTACAAGCCGCACACGGCCAGCGAGGGCGTGATCGGGCTGCCCATCCTGGGTGCGGACGAGCGGCCAGGATTCAGCCGGCCGGCCGCCTCCGTCCTGTACCTGCGCAACAGCGGTTTGACATTGACGGAACTGGGTGCGCTGGCCGCGCGTCCAGATCCAGCACCGGACGATGGCTGCCGCGCATCCTGCGTGGACTGGTATGGCAATGCGCGGCCCCTGTTCCTGCTGGGCCGCGTCTTCGCCCTGCTTGGCTATGAACTGGTGGAAGGGGCGCTCAAGGAGGGACAGATCCGCGAAGTACGCCGCGTCAGTTATGCGCCCGTTGCGCCCACTGTACGCTGA
- a CDS encoding trimeric intracellular cation channel family protein translates to MLLYTIYLVAIVAEAMSGAIMGMRRGMDLFGICMIGTVTALGGGTVRDVLLGHYPLGWIAHPEYLLFTIGAAIVTAFVARYLHHLRAIFLLVDGLGLVAFCVIGCDIAMSAKMHPAIVVLAGMITGVFGGLLRDILCNQIPLVLQREVYATVALFTGALYVGLLHFKVDSSVAQLSSIGAGFLFRFLALHFEWRLPNFNGDRIRGFE, encoded by the coding sequence ATGCTGCTATATACGATTTACCTGGTGGCGATTGTCGCCGAAGCGATGTCCGGCGCCATCATGGGCATGCGGCGCGGCATGGATTTGTTCGGCATCTGCATGATCGGCACCGTCACGGCGCTCGGTGGCGGCACCGTGCGCGACGTGCTGCTGGGGCACTATCCGCTGGGCTGGATCGCGCATCCCGAATACCTGCTGTTTACCATCGGCGCGGCCATCGTCACGGCCTTTGTGGCGCGCTACCTGCACCATCTGCGCGCCATTTTCCTGCTGGTCGATGGACTGGGCCTGGTGGCGTTTTGCGTGATCGGCTGCGACATCGCCATGTCGGCCAAGATGCACCCGGCCATCGTGGTGCTGGCGGGGATGATCACGGGCGTCTTCGGCGGCCTGCTGCGCGATATCCTGTGCAACCAGATTCCCCTCGTGCTGCAACGCGAAGTGTATGCCACCGTGGCCCTGTTCACGGGCGCCCTGTATGTCGGCCTGTTGCACTTCAAGGTCGACAGCTCCGTGGCGCAGCTGTCGTCCATCGGCGCGGGCTTTTTGTTCCGCTTTCTGGCCTTGCACTTCGAGTGGCGCCTGCCGAATTTCAACGGCGACCGCATACGCGGGTTTGAGTAG
- a CDS encoding ABC transporter substrate-binding protein gives MLPIFTFSRRLLATIAVLCMAMPMARAEGQIRIAGQHGITFLLLNIAQEQKLIEKHGKQQGVDVKVEWITLSGGPAINDALLSGNIDIAGAGLGPLLTIWDRTKGRQNVRGVASLGNFPYYLISNNPKVKTLADLTDKDRIALPAVSVSVQARILQMAVAKQWGDKEFARLDKITQTLPHPDAAAAIIAGGTELTGHFGNSPFQEQELAQNPNAHILLNSYDVQGGPSSSTLLYAAEKYRKDNPKTYRAFIAALAEAAQYASSNPQGAADIYIKVNKSKVDRNLLLKIFANPQVQFKIAPQNTYGLAQFLHRVSAIRNLPDSWRDYFFDDPAITQGG, from the coding sequence ATGTTGCCGATCTTTACCTTTTCCCGCCGCCTGCTCGCCACCATTGCCGTGCTGTGCATGGCCATGCCCATGGCCCGGGCCGAAGGGCAGATCCGCATCGCGGGCCAGCATGGCATCACCTTCTTGCTGCTCAATATTGCGCAGGAACAAAAGCTGATCGAAAAGCATGGCAAGCAGCAGGGCGTCGACGTGAAAGTCGAGTGGATCACCCTGTCTGGCGGCCCTGCCATCAACGACGCCTTGTTGTCGGGCAATATCGACATTGCCGGCGCCGGCCTGGGGCCGCTGTTGACGATATGGGACCGCACCAAAGGCCGGCAGAACGTGCGCGGCGTGGCTTCGCTCGGCAATTTCCCCTACTATTTGATCAGCAACAACCCGAAGGTGAAAACCCTGGCGGACTTGACGGACAAGGACCGCATCGCCTTGCCGGCCGTGTCCGTCTCCGTGCAGGCGCGCATCTTGCAGATGGCCGTGGCGAAGCAGTGGGGCGACAAGGAATTTGCCCGCCTGGATAAAATCACGCAAACCTTGCCGCACCCGGATGCGGCCGCCGCCATCATCGCCGGCGGCACGGAGTTGACTGGTCACTTCGGCAATTCACCGTTCCAGGAGCAGGAACTGGCGCAAAACCCGAACGCCCATATCCTCCTCAATTCCTACGATGTACAAGGCGGGCCCAGCTCGTCGACCCTGCTGTATGCGGCAGAAAAATACCGCAAGGACAATCCGAAAACCTATCGCGCCTTCATCGCCGCGCTGGCGGAAGCGGCGCAGTATGCGAGCAGCAATCCACAGGGCGCGGCCGACATTTATATCAAGGTGAATAAAAGCAAGGTGGACCGCAATCTGCTGTTGAAAATCTTTGCCAATCCGCAAGTGCAATTCAAGATCGCGCCGCAAAACACCTATGGCCTGGCGCAATTCCTGCACCGCGTGAGCGCCATCCGCAACTTGCCCGACAGCTGGCGCGATTATTTCTTTGACGACCCTGCCATCACGCAAGGAGGCTGA
- a CDS encoding penicillin-binding protein 1A: MEAQANDTPARKPQSKLARNLKFGLGLTLGLGLSAALAGGWWLRQAWQDLPAVEHLAQYKPALPLRIFSSEGELLAEYGEERREFLPLKEIPLRMRQALLAIEDARFYEHGAVDFYGLTRATLANIVTGHHVQGASTITMQVARDFFLSREKTVQRKLTEMLLAYKLEQHYGKDKLLELYMNQIYLGERSYGFSAASNIYFDKPLAEVSIAEAAMLAGLPKAPSAYNPVANPQRATVRQHYILQRMRELGYITPAEYDAAVAEKLALNKDRNSSVHAAAYAVEEARQLILQSYPEGAYSMGLDVTTTIRMAPQIAADKSLRDGLLNAQARRGYRGPEARLAPSADSVARQLAAYPDSGELRAALVRKADTAGKRQLTAQLRNGDQIVLTASDARLGGKLQWDGKRAIVEGSVIRVVHDAAKKRWLVSQLPEMEGALISVEARSGEIVAMAGGFDFYRNHYNHAMQAYRQPGSSFKPFVYSAALEKGYFPGTAVDDTQRLLLPQETGARQWRPRNYGNNYEGFISVRRGLVRSKNLVAVSLMQAAGPAYVQHYATRFGFEGARNPVSLPLALGAGAVTPLQLAQSYAVFANGGMQMPPKLIKEVRSRSGEVLFSDAAPRAKGEPARGTQVISTRNAYVMDSMLRDVVKSGTGRGALALGRGDAAGKTGTSNNAYDAWFAGYSSGLVSVVWLGYDQPKSLGNATGGTLALPVWRDYMQVAVQGRREQVLAEPPGLALLDGDYVYAEYLAGDCLKDNFAFIHSSVSCGSGGADTRMARGDAGAGGDGGSSTGTNEARTLSEAREREQILKSFSEE; this comes from the coding sequence ATGGAAGCACAAGCGAACGACACACCTGCCCGCAAGCCCCAGTCGAAGCTGGCGCGCAATCTGAAATTCGGCCTGGGACTGACCCTGGGCCTGGGCTTGTCCGCAGCCCTGGCGGGCGGTTGGTGGCTGCGCCAGGCATGGCAGGATTTGCCGGCCGTCGAGCACCTGGCCCAGTACAAACCCGCGCTGCCGCTGCGTATTTTCTCCAGCGAAGGCGAGCTGCTGGCCGAATACGGCGAAGAGCGCCGCGAATTCCTGCCGCTGAAGGAGATCCCGCTGCGCATGCGCCAGGCCTTGCTGGCCATCGAGGATGCGCGCTTTTATGAACACGGCGCCGTCGACTTTTATGGCTTGACGCGCGCCACGCTGGCCAACATCGTCACCGGCCACCACGTACAGGGCGCCAGCACCATCACCATGCAGGTGGCGCGCGACTTTTTCCTGTCGCGCGAAAAGACCGTGCAGCGCAAGCTGACGGAGATGCTGCTCGCCTACAAGCTGGAACAGCATTACGGCAAGGACAAGCTGCTGGAGCTGTACATGAACCAGATTTACCTGGGCGAGCGCTCCTACGGATTTTCCGCCGCCTCGAACATTTATTTCGACAAGCCGCTGGCGGAAGTGAGCATCGCCGAAGCGGCCATGCTGGCCGGCTTGCCGAAAGCGCCATCGGCCTACAACCCCGTCGCCAATCCGCAGCGCGCCACCGTGCGCCAGCACTACATCCTGCAGCGCATGCGCGAACTCGGTTACATCACGCCGGCCGAATACGACGCGGCCGTGGCGGAAAAGCTGGCCCTGAACAAGGATCGCAACAGCTCCGTGCACGCGGCCGCATATGCGGTCGAGGAAGCGCGTCAATTGATCTTGCAAAGCTATCCCGAAGGCGCCTACAGCATGGGCCTGGACGTGACGACGACCATCCGCATGGCACCGCAAATCGCAGCCGACAAGTCGCTGCGCGACGGCTTGTTGAACGCGCAGGCGCGGCGCGGCTACCGTGGCCCGGAAGCGCGCCTGGCCCCCTCCGCAGACAGCGTGGCGCGCCAGCTGGCCGCCTATCCGGACAGCGGTGAACTGCGCGCCGCGCTGGTGCGCAAGGCAGATACTGCCGGCAAGCGCCAGTTGACGGCGCAGCTGCGCAATGGCGACCAGATCGTGCTGACGGCCTCGGATGCGCGCCTGGGCGGCAAGCTGCAGTGGGATGGCAAGCGCGCCATCGTCGAGGGCAGCGTGATCCGCGTGGTGCACGACGCGGCGAAAAAGCGTTGGCTGGTGAGCCAGCTGCCCGAGATGGAAGGCGCGCTCATTTCCGTCGAGGCGCGCAGCGGCGAAATCGTCGCCATGGCGGGCGGCTTCGATTTCTACCGCAACCACTACAACCACGCCATGCAGGCCTACCGCCAGCCTGGCTCCAGTTTCAAGCCCTTCGTGTACTCGGCGGCGCTGGAAAAGGGATATTTCCCCGGTACTGCCGTGGACGATACGCAGCGTTTGCTGCTGCCGCAGGAAACGGGCGCGCGGCAGTGGCGTCCGCGCAATTACGGCAACAACTATGAAGGTTTCATCAGCGTGAGACGCGGCCTCGTGCGCTCGAAAAACCTGGTCGCCGTCAGCCTGATGCAGGCGGCTGGTCCCGCCTACGTGCAGCACTACGCCACGCGCTTCGGCTTCGAGGGCGCGCGCAATCCCGTCTCCCTGCCGCTGGCGCTGGGCGCGGGCGCCGTCACGCCGCTGCAGCTGGCGCAATCGTATGCGGTGTTCGCCAACGGCGGCATGCAGATGCCGCCCAAATTGATCAAGGAAGTGCGCAGCCGCAGCGGAGAAGTGCTGTTCAGCGATGCGGCGCCACGCGCCAAGGGCGAGCCGGCACGGGGCACGCAGGTCATCTCCACGCGCAATGCCTACGTCATGGACAGCATGCTGCGCGACGTCGTCAAGAGCGGCACGGGACGCGGCGCGCTGGCGCTGGGGCGCGGCGATGCGGCCGGCAAGACGGGCACGTCGAACAATGCGTACGACGCCTGGTTTGCCGGCTACTCCTCGGGCCTGGTGTCCGTCGTCTGGCTCGGCTACGACCAACCCAAGAGCCTGGGCAATGCCACGGGGGGGACGTTGGCGCTGCCCGTCTGGCGCGATTACATGCAGGTGGCCGTGCAGGGCCGGCGCGAACAGGTGCTGGCCGAACCACCAGGCCTGGCCCTGCTCGACGGCGATTACGTGTATGCCGAATACCTGGCCGGTGACTGTCTGAAGGATAACTTTGCCTTTATCCACAGCAGCGTCAGCTGCGGCAGCGGCGGTGCCGATACGCGCATGGCACGCGGTGACGCTGGCGCTGGCGGCGATGGCGGCTCCAGCACGGGCACGAATGAAGCGCGCACCCTGAGCGAAGCGCGCGAACGCGAACAAATTCTCAAATCATTTTCGGAAGAGTAA